A window of Thunnus thynnus chromosome 17, fThuThy2.1, whole genome shotgun sequence contains these coding sequences:
- the LOC137168517 gene encoding myosin heavy chain, fast skeletal muscle-like isoform X2, whose protein sequence is MGDQEMEAFGKAAIYLRKPEKERLEAQTAPFDAKTAYFVAEPEEMYLKGKLVKREGGMATVETLEGGKTLTVKEEDIHPMNPPKFDKIEDMAMMTHLSEPSVLYNLKERFASWMIYTYSGLFCVVVNPYKWLPVYDAEVVVAYRGKKRVEAPPHIFSISDNAYQFMLTDRENQSILITGESGAGKTVNTKRVIQYFATIAVAGAKKAEAQAGKMQGSLEDQIIAANPLLEAYGNAKTVRNDNSSRFGKFIRIHFGTTGKLASADIETYLLEKSRVTFQLSAERSYHIFYQLMTGHKPELLEALLITTNPYDYHMISQGEVTVKSIDDVEEFIATDTAIDILGFTAEEKLGIYKLTGAAMHHGNMHFKQKQREEQAEPDGTEEADKIAYLLGLNSADMLKALCYPRVKVGNEMVTKGQTVPQVNNSVMALCKSIYEKMFLWMVIRINEMLDTKQPRQYFIGVLDIAGFEIFDFNSFEQLCINFTNEKLQQFFNHHMFVLEQEEYKKEGIEWEFIDFGMDLAACIELIEKPMGIFSILEEECMFPKASDTTFKNKLHDQHLGKTKAFGKPKPAKGKAEAHFSLAHYAGVVDYNITGWLDKNKDPLNNSVVQLYQKSSNKLLSLLYVAHASTDDAGGGGHKKKKKGGSFQTVSALFRENLGKLMTNLRSTHPHFVRCLIPNETKTPGLMENFLVIHQLRCNGVLEGIRICRKGFPSRILYADFKQRYKVLNASVIPEGQFIDNKKASEKLLGSIDVDHTQYRFGHTKVFFKAGLLGLLEEMRDDKLVTLVTMTQALCRGFVMRLEFVKMMERREAIFSIQYNIRSFMNVKNWPWMNLYFKIKPLLKSAETEKELMNMKENYEKMKTDLATALAKKKELEEKMVSLLQEKNDLQLQVAAETENLSDAEERCEGLIKSKIQLEAKLKDTTERLEDEEEINAELTGKKRKLEDECSELKKDIDDLELTLAKVEKEKHATENKVKNLTEEMATQDESIAKLTKEKKALQEAHQQTLDDLQAEEDKVNTLTKAKTKLEQQVDDLEGSLEQEKKLRMDLERAKRKLEGDLKLAQESIMDLENDKQQSEEKIKKQEFETSQLLSKIEDEQSLSAQLQKKIKELQARIEELEEEIEAERAARAKVEKQRADLSRELEEISERLEEAGGATAAQIEMNKKREAEFQKLRRDLEESTLQHEATAASLRKKQADSVAELGEQIDNLQRVKQKLEKEKSEYKMEIDDLSSNMEAVAKSKGNLEKMCRTIEDQLSELKAKNDEHVRQLNDLNGQRARLQTENGEFSRQIEEKDALVSQLTRGKQAYTQQIEELKRHIEEEIKAKNALAHAVQSARHDCDLLREQYEEEQEAKGELQRGMSKANSEVAQWRTKYETDAIQRTEELEDAKKKLAQRLQDAEESIEAVNSKCASLEKTKQRLQGEVEDLMIDVERANSLAANLDKRQRNFDKVLADWKQKYEEGQSELEGAQKEARSLSTELFKMKNSYEEALDQLETMKRENKNLQQEISDLTEQIGETGKSIHELEKAKKHVETEKTEIQTALEEAEGTLEHEEAKILRVQLELNQIKSEVDRKLAEKDEEMEQIKRNSQRVIDSMQSTLDAEVRSRNDALRIKKKMEGDLNEMEIQLSHANRQASESQKQLRNVQGQLKDAQLHLDDAVRGHEDMKEQVAMVERRNGLMLAEIEELRAALEQTERGRKVAEQELADASERVGLLHSQNTSLINTKKKLEADLVHIQGEVDDSIQEARNAEDKAKKAITDAAMMAEELKKEQDTSAHLERMKKNLEVSVKDLQHRLDEAEALAMKGGKKQLQKLESRVRELESEVDAESRRGADAIKGVRKYERRVKELTYQTEEDKKNVHRLQDLVDKLQLKVKSYKRQAEEAEEQANTHLSRYRKVQHEMEEAQERADIAESQVNKLRAKSRDHHHGKGEHAE, encoded by the exons ATGGGAGACCAAGAGATGGAGGCCTTTGGCAAGGCCGCCATATACCTCCGCAAGCCAGAGAAGGAGAGACTTGAGGCTCAGACCGCTCCGTTTGATGCCAAAACGGCATACTTTGTGGCTGAGCCTGAAGAGATGTACCTCAAGGGTAAACTCGTCAAACGAGAGGGTGGAATGGCCACTGTTGAAACCCTTGAAGGGGGGAAG ACTCTCACTGTAAAGGAGGAAGACATCCATCCCATGAATCCTCCAAAGTTTGATAAAATTGAGGACATGGCCATGATGACCCACCTCAGTGAACCTTCTGTGTTGTATAACCTCAAAGAGCGTTTTGCATCATGGATGATCTAC ACCTACTCCGGCCTCTTCTGTGTCGTCGTGAACCCCTACAAGTGGCTTCCTGTGTACGATGCCGAGGTTGTGGTAGCATACAGAGGCAAGAAGAGGGTTGAGGCACCGCCCCacatcttctccatctctgacaATGCCTATCAGTTCATGCTCACTG aTCGTGAGAACCAGTCTATCCTTATTAC TGGAGAATCCGGTGCAGGAAAGACTGTCAACACCAAGCGTGTCATCCAGTATTTTGCAACAATTGCAGTGGCTGGAGCTAAGAAGGCAGAGGCACAAGCTGGCAAGATGCAG GGTTCACTGGAAGATCAAATCATTGCAGCCAACCCTCTGCTGGAGGCCTATGGTAACGCCAAGACTGTGAGGAATGACAACTCTTCTCGTTTT GGTAAATTCATCAGAATTCACTTCGGAACCACTGGCAAACTGGCCTCAGCTGATATTGAAACAT ATCTGCTGGAGAAGTCCCGTGTCACCTTCCAGTTGTCTGCTGAGAGGAGCTACCATATCTTCTATCAGCTGATGACCGGCCACAAGCCTGAGCTCCTGG AGGCTCTTCTGATCACCACCAATCCCTATGATTACCATATGATCAGTCAGGGTGAAGTGACTGTCAAGAGCATCGATGATGTAGAAGAGTTCATTGCAACAGAT ACTGCTATTGACATCTTAGGCTTCACTGCTGAGGAGAAGTTGGGTATCTACAAGCTGACTGGTGCTGCGATGCATCATGGTAACATGCATTTCAAGCAGAAGCAGCGTGAGGAGCAGGCTGAACCTGATGGCACTGAGG aGGCTGATAAAATCGCCTACCTCTTGGGCCTGAACTCAGCTGATATGCTGAAAGCTCTGTGCTACCCCAGAGTCAAGGTCGGAAATGAGATGGTGACAAAAGGCCAAACCGTGCCACAG GTCAACAATTCTGTCATGGCTCTGTGCAAGTCTAtctatgagaaaatgttctTGTGGATGGTCATCCGTATCAATGAGATGCTGGACACAAAGCAGCCAAGACAGTACTTCATTGGAGTGTTGGATATCGCCGGATTTGAGATCTTCGAT TTCAACAGCTTTGAGCAACTCTGCATCAACTTCACAAATGAGAAACTGCAACAGTTCTTCAACCACCACATGTTTGTCCTGGAGCAAGAGGAGTACAAGAAAGAAGGAATTGAATGGGAGTTCATTGACTTCGGTATGGACTTGGCTGCCTGCATTGAGCTTATTGAGAAG CCAATGGGCATCTTCTCCATCCTTGAAGAGGAGTGCATGTTCCCCAAGGCCTCTGACACAACTTTCAAGAACAAGCTGCATGATCAGCATCTTGGCAAGACCAAGGCTTTTGGGAAGCCAAAACCTGCAAAGGGCAAGGCTGAGGCTCACTTCTCCCTGGCTCACTACGCTGGTGTAGTGGACTACAATATCACTGGCTGGTTAGACAAGAACAAGGACCCCCTGAACAACTCAGTTGTCCAGCTCTACCAGAAGTCCTCAAACAAACTGCTTAGTCTTCTGTATGTAGCCCATGCCTCAACTGATG ATGCTGGCGGCGGCGgccacaagaagaaaaagaagggtGGTTCCTTCCAGACTGTGTCTGCTCTTTTCAGA GAGAACTTGGGCAAGCTGATGACCAACTTGAGGAGCACTCACCCTCATTTTGTCCGTTGCCTGATTCCCAATGAAACAAAGACCCCAG GTCTTATGGAGAACTTCTTGGTCATCCATCAGCTGAGGTGTAACGGTGTGCTGGAAGGCATCAGAATCTGCAGAAAGGGCTTCCCCAGCAGAATCCTCTACGCTGACTTCAAGCAGAG ATACAAAGTATTGAATGCCAGTGTCATCCCTGAGGGACAGTTCATTGACAACAAGAAAGCTTCAGAGAAGCTGCTAGGCTCCATTGATGTGGACCACACTCAGTATAGGTTTGGGCACACTAAG GTGTTCTTCAAAGCTGGTCTGCTGGGTTTgctggaggagatgagagatgaCAAACTGGTTACGCTGGTGACCATGACTCAGGCTCTCTGCAGAGGATTCGTCATGAGGCTGGAATTTGTTAAGATGATGGAGAGGAG AGAGGCTATCTTCTCCATCCAGTACAATATCCGTTCATTCATGAATGTCAAAAACTGGCCATGGATGAATCTGTATTTCAAGATCAAGCCACTTCTGAAGAGTGCTGAGACTGAAAAGGAGCTGATGAACATGAAGGAGAActatgaaaagatgaaaacagaCCTGGCTACTGCTCTAGCCAAGAAGAAGGAACTGGAGGAGAAAATGGTTTCTCTGCTGCAGGAAAAGAATGACCTGCAACTGCAAGTAGCTGCT GAAACTGAGAACCTCTCAGATGCTGAGGAAAGGTGTGAAGGTCTGATTAAGAGCAAGATCCAACTCGAGGCCAAACTCAAAGACACGACCGAGAGActggaagatgaagaggaaatcaACGCTGAGCTGACTGGCAAGAAGAGGAAGCTGGAGGATGAATGCTCTGAGCTGAAGAAAGATATTGATGACTTGGAGCTCACCTTGGCTAAAGTGGAGAAGGAGAAACATGCAACTGAAAACAAG GTGAAAAACCTGACAGAGGAGATGGCAACTCAAGATGAGTCTATTGCCAAGTTGACCAAGGAGAAGAAAGCCCTCCAAGAGGCTCACCAGCAAACACTGGATGATCTCCAGGCAGAGGAAGACAAAGTCAACACTCTGACCAAGGCCAAGACAAAGCTGGAACAGCAAGTGGACGAT CTTGAGGGATCACTGGAGCAAGAGAAGAAGCTCCGTATGGACCTTGAGAGAGCCAAGAGGAAGCTTGAGGGAGATCTGAAACTGGCCCAGGAATCCATAATGGATCTGGAGAATGACAAGCAGCAATCTGAGGAGAAAATCAAGAAgcaa GAGTTTGAGACCAGCCAGCTGCTCAGCAAGATTGAGGATGAACAGTCTCTTAGTGCACAGCTTCAGAAGAAGATAAAGGAACTCCAG GCTCGTATTGAGGAGCTGGAAGAAGAAATTGAGGCTGAGCGGGCTGCTCGGGCTAAGGTGGAGAAGCAGAGGGCTGACCTCTCCAGGGAACTTGAGGAGATCAGCGAGAGGCTTGAGGAAGCTGGTGGAGCAACAGCTGCTCAGATTGAGATGAACAAGAAGCGCGAGGCTGAGTTCCAGAAGCTGCGACGTGACCTCGAAGAGTCCACCCTGCAGCATGAAGCTACCGCAGCATCTCTCCGCAAGAAGCAGGCCGACAGTGTTGCAGAGCTGGGAGAGCAGATCGACAACCTCCAGCGTGTCAAGCAGAAgctggaaaaagagaagagcGAGTACAAGATGGAGATTGATGACCTCTCCAGTAACATGGAGGCTGTAGCTAAATCCAAA GGCAACTTGGAAAAAATGTGCAGAACTATTGAGGACCAGCTGAGTGAGCTCAAGGCCAAAAATGATGAGCATGTTCGCCAGCTGAATGACCTTAATGGACAGAGGGCAAGACTCCAGACGGAGAATG gtGAGTTCTCCCGCCAGATTGAGGAGAAAGATGCTCTTGTTTCCCAGCTGACCAGGGGCAAACAGGCCTACACTCAGCAGATTGAGGAACTCAAGAGGCATATTGAGGAGGAAATTAAG GCCAAGAACGCCCTGGCCCACGCTGTTCAGTCAGCTCGCCATGACTGTGATCTGCTCAGAGAGCAGTatgaggaggagcaggaagCTAAAGGTGAGCTGCAGCGAGGAATGTCCAAGGCCAACAGTGAGGTGGCTCAGTGGAGAACCAAATATGAGACTGATGCTATCCAGCGCACTGAGGAACTGGAGGATGCCAA GAAAAAGCTTGCCCAGCGTCTGCAGGACGCTGAGGAGTCCATTGAGGCTGTGAACTCAAAGTGTGCCTCTTTGGAGAAGACCAAGCAGAGGCTACAGGGTGAGGTGGAGGACCTCATGATTGATGTAGAGAGAGCTAATAGTCTGGCTGCCAACCTTGACAAGAGGCAGAGGAACTTTGATAAG GTCCTtgcagactggaaacagaaatACGAGGAGGGCCAGTCAGAGCTGGAAGGAGCCCAGAAGGAGGCTCGCTCTCTCAGCACTGAATTGTTCAAGATGAAGAACTCTTACGAGGAGGCGCTGGATCAGCTGGAGACcatgaagagagagaacaagaaccTGCAGC AGGAGATCTCAGACCTGACTGAACAGATTGGTGAGACTGGAAAGAGCATCCATGAGCTGGAGAAAGCCAAGAAGCACGTGGAGACTGAGAAGACTGAAATTCAGACAGCACTGGAGGAAGCAGAG GGTACATTGGAGCACGAGGAGGCCAAGATTCTCCGTGTTCAGCTTGAGCTTAACCAGATCAAAAGTGAGGTTGACAGGAAGCTTGCAGAAAAGGACGAGGAGATGGAGCAGATCAAGAGGAACAGCCAGAGGGTGATTGACTCCATGCAGAGCACTCTCGATGCTGAGGTCAGGAGCAGGAATGATGCCCTGAGAatcaagaagaagatggagggaGACCTGAATGAGATGGAGATTCAGCTGAGCCATGCCAACAGGCAGGCTTCTGAGTCCCAGAAACAACTGAGGAATGTCCAGGGACAGCTCAAG GATGCCCAACTGCACCTTGACGATGCTGTCAGAGGACATGAAGACATGAAGGAGCAGGTTGCCATGGTGGAGCGCAGGAATGGCCTGATGCTGGCTGAGATTGAGGAGCTGAGAGCCGCTctggagcagacagagagaggacgcAAAGTGGCTGAGCAGGAGTTAGCTGATGCTAGCGAGCGTGTCGGATTGCTTCACTCACAG aACACCAGTCTTATCAACACCAAGAAGAAGCTGGAGGCTGACCTTGTACATATTCAGGGTGAAGTGGATGATTCTATTCAGGAAGCAAGAAATGCTGAGGATAAAGCCAAAAAGGCTATCACTGAT GCTGCCATGATGgctgaggagctgaagaaggagCAAGACACCAGTGCTCACCTGGAGCGGATGAAGAAGAACCTGGAGGTCTCAGTCAAGGACCTGCAGCACCGTCTGGATGAGGCTGAGGCCCTCGCCATGAAGGGTGGCAAGAAGCAGCTCCAGAAACTGGAGTCAAGG GTGCGTGAGCTAGAAAGTGAAGTGGACGCCGAATCGAGACGTGGAGCTGATGCTATTAAAGGAGTCCGCAAATATGAAAGAAGAGTGAAGGAGCTGACCTACCAG ACTGAGGAGGACAAGAAGAATGTGCACAGACTTCAGGATCTGGTGGATAAGCTGCAGCTCAAAGTCAAGTCTTACAAGAGACAGGCTGAGGAGGCT GAGGAGCAGGCCAACACTCACTTGTCCAGGTACAGGAAGGTCCAGCATGAGATGGAGGAAGCTCAGGAGCGCGCTGACATCGCTGAGTCCCAGGTCAACAAGCTGAGAGCAAAGAGCCGTGATCATCATCATGGAAAG GGTGAACATGCTGAATAA